A region of Rhinoraja longicauda isolate Sanriku21f chromosome 1, sRhiLon1.1, whole genome shotgun sequence DNA encodes the following proteins:
- the ercc8 gene encoding DNA excision repair protein ERCC-8 isoform X2, producing the protein MLALLAARRSGCDEPLRVKRAESTRRVLNLELNNDRDVQRIHGSGINSLDIDPVEQKYMLSGGSDGVIAIYDLENATKKLQYTCKAICTVGRSHGHAHKFSVETVQWYPCDTGMFTSSSFDKTLKIWDTNRLLPAEVFTFEGTVYCHHMSPIATKHCLIAVGTKNPKVQLCDLKSGSCTHILQGHRGEVLSVKWSPRHEHILVTASADSKVRIWDVRNASGSLIVLDQHNGEIAKSSSESANTAHNGRVNGLCFTSDGLHLLTIGTDDRMRLWNSSTGENTLSHTGFFGFHWHTVGPHVDKQQ; encoded by the exons ATGCTCGCCCTTTTGGCAGCTCGGCGGAGCGGCTGCGATGAGCCGCTGAGAGTGAAGCGAGCCGAGTCCACCCGAAG AGTGTTAAATCTGGAATTAAACAACGACAGGGATGTACAGCGAATCCATGGAAGTGGAATTAATAGTCTTGATATTGATCCTGTTGAGCAAAAGTA CATGTTGTCTGGTGGATCAGATGGTGTTATTGCAATATATGATTTGGAGAATGCCACAAAAAAGCTACAGTATACCTGCAAGGCAATCTGTACAGTGGGCAG GTCCCATGGTCATGCGCACAAATTTAGCGTGGAGACTGTTCAGTGGTATCCTTGCGATACCGGCATGTTTACATCAAGCTCTTTCGATAAAACCTTGAAAATATGGGATACAAATAGGCTGCTG CCTGCTGAAGTGTTTACCTTTGAAGGAACAGTCTACTGTCATCATATGTCACCAATTGCAACCAAACACTGTCTGATAGCTG TTGGTACCAAGAATCCTAAAGTACAGCTGTGTGATCTTAAATCTGGATCCTGCACACACATTCTGCAGG GCCACAGAGGTGAGGTGTTATCTGTGAAATGGTCACCACGTCATGAACATATACTAGTAACAGCAAG TGCCGACAGCAAAGTTAGGATATGGGATGTACGGAATGCTTCTGGAAGTTTAATTGTACTTGACCAGCACAATGGTGAAATTGCCAAATCATCTTCAGAGTCAG CAAACACTGCTCATAATGGACGTGTTAATGGCCTCTGCTTTACTAGTGATGGGCTTCATCTTTTAACTATTGGTACAGATGATCGAATGAGACTCTGGAATAGTTCCACAGGGGAAAATACACtg tctcatactgGCTTCTTTGGCTTTCATTGGCACAccgttggtcctcatgttgacaaacagcaataa
- the ercc8 gene encoding DNA excision repair protein ERCC-8 isoform X1: MLALLAARRSGCDEPLRVKRAESTRRVLNLELNNDRDVQRIHGSGINSLDIDPVEQKYMLSGGSDGVIAIYDLENATKKLQYTCKAICTVGRSHGHAHKFSVETVQWYPCDTGMFTSSSFDKTLKIWDTNRLLPAEVFTFEGTVYCHHMSPIATKHCLIAVGTKNPKVQLCDLKSGSCTHILQGHRGEVLSVKWSPRHEHILVTASADSKVRIWDVRNASGSLIVLDQHNGEIAKSSSESANTAHNGRVNGLCFTSDGLHLLTIGTDDRMRLWNSSTGENTLVNYGRVCNRSRKNLKLAVSHGCSPDFAFVPVDSCIAVYDIYAGQLLTELRGHYNYVNCCTFQSHFQELYSGGSDVNILAWIPDLGRIGVENDEPNECEARTSQTGIFQDEWSSSDNEN, from the exons ATGCTCGCCCTTTTGGCAGCTCGGCGGAGCGGCTGCGATGAGCCGCTGAGAGTGAAGCGAGCCGAGTCCACCCGAAG AGTGTTAAATCTGGAATTAAACAACGACAGGGATGTACAGCGAATCCATGGAAGTGGAATTAATAGTCTTGATATTGATCCTGTTGAGCAAAAGTA CATGTTGTCTGGTGGATCAGATGGTGTTATTGCAATATATGATTTGGAGAATGCCACAAAAAAGCTACAGTATACCTGCAAGGCAATCTGTACAGTGGGCAG GTCCCATGGTCATGCGCACAAATTTAGCGTGGAGACTGTTCAGTGGTATCCTTGCGATACCGGCATGTTTACATCAAGCTCTTTCGATAAAACCTTGAAAATATGGGATACAAATAGGCTGCTG CCTGCTGAAGTGTTTACCTTTGAAGGAACAGTCTACTGTCATCATATGTCACCAATTGCAACCAAACACTGTCTGATAGCTG TTGGTACCAAGAATCCTAAAGTACAGCTGTGTGATCTTAAATCTGGATCCTGCACACACATTCTGCAGG GCCACAGAGGTGAGGTGTTATCTGTGAAATGGTCACCACGTCATGAACATATACTAGTAACAGCAAG TGCCGACAGCAAAGTTAGGATATGGGATGTACGGAATGCTTCTGGAAGTTTAATTGTACTTGACCAGCACAATGGTGAAATTGCCAAATCATCTTCAGAGTCAG CAAACACTGCTCATAATGGACGTGTTAATGGCCTCTGCTTTACTAGTGATGGGCTTCATCTTTTAACTATTGGTACAGATGATCGAATGAGACTCTGGAATAGTTCCACAGGGGAAAATACACtg GTGAACTATGGAAGAGTATGCAATAGAAGCCGAAAGAATCTCAAGTTGGCGGTGTCCCATGGCTGCAGTCCAGATTTTGCCTTTGTTCCTGTTGATAGCTGTATTGCCGTTTATGATATCTACGCAGGTCAGCTGCTAACCGAACTCAGGGGGCATTATAATTATGTAAACTGCTGCACATTCCAATCTCACTTTCAA GAGCTCTATAGTGGTGGCAGTGATGTTAATATTTTAGCATGGATTCCAGATCTTGGTCGGATAGGTGTGGAAAATGATGAACCTAATGAG TGTGAAGCCAGAACTTCTCAAACTGGCATCTTCCAAGATGAATGGAGCAGCAGTGATAATGAAAACtga